A segment of the Cricetulus griseus strain 17A/GY chromosome 6, alternate assembly CriGri-PICRH-1.0, whole genome shotgun sequence genome:
AATCATGGGGTTTTTAAACTCTAAGCCAGTAGATAAGACAAAAGAGTAACTAAGCTAATATAAGCATCAATATTTGCCGCGAGATAGTGATTGCTGTGGTTCACTAGTTGATAAGGGAAAGGCACAGCTGGAGGCTGGGTAAATAGTTGGCTTTTAGTCTTAAGGTAACATAGGTAAGGTCTGTCTTTCTAACAGACACAGAACAGCAGATAACAGAGGGACATGCTGTCCCCATCAGGTTGTCCTCATTTCAGACAAcagctcttggataggcagggaTCTTCTGCATCTAAGcattaaatattttgaatgcACCCTTCAGAGTTAAACGCACACAGCCTTCTCCTCTCCGGCTTCAATCCCAAGCTCCAAGTTCCCAATCTGATTGTTTCCCTGCATAAGATCCTGCTGAGGATCGGAGCTAGATCTCGTCTGACTGATATGCCCCCACCGGTGACAAGGGCCCTGCTACCTGCCTTCGGTCTCCCTGCCACCTCCAGACCCTTTTGTCATGTCCTCGTCCCATCTTCTGCCTGGGAAGACTCCTTGCCATGCTCCAGAAGCCCTGAAGCTCCACAGAAACTTTTGTGTTTGCACCTGTAGCTTGGTGAGTTTCCCTAGAATCCATCTAACTTCCACATGTTGTATGACTGATCTGAGAGCCTAGAATCACTCCAGTTACCTTCTGGAAGAAGTAACTCACCAACAGGCTAGCTGTATCATGGAATATAGAATCATCCAGAGGAGGTcagaaatgttttagaaaatagGAAACCCCTTGGAGGTTTGAGATTGTTTTCCCCCATAAAGTTATTTCAGcctacaaattttaaattaactataaacactttaaagaaataaatcacacacacacaaaaaaaaaatcaaatccccAGACTTGCTGGTTGAAAGTAGCATTTATAAAGTTATTCCTATTTGTTGATGGATATCAGGCTAATACCAAATTCTGCTGTCATAGCTTGTCTGGCAACTGTTCTattgtgttttcagttttcaatCTCACTGAGATCCACATTTGCATTTATGAATTCAAAGTGGGTATTTTTCTTCCCCAGCTCCTTTGTCACTCCCACAGGTTGCCTGGGTCTGTTGCAGGTGTAGATAAAGTACCCTCGATTAGCAGCTGACTCCAGTGTGAAATAGGAACCAACCTTTTCCTTCAGGAAAGTGAAGGGCAGGAGCTTATAGGAGCTCAGTGACTtcagttctttcattttcttttggaaagaCAAAGGAGAATTTATTAGTGGCTGCTACAGTTTAGGCCTAGAACATCCCCCAAAGGTCTACATGTCAAAGCCTTGGTCTTCACTTTGGGGCTATTGGGAGGCGATGGGAACATTAAGAGGGGCTTAGTCATTGATCAGTGTGCCCTCAAAGGGAATTGTGGGACCTCaagcctttctccctcttctgcatCCTAGCCATTAAGTGAGCAGGCTGGACTCCCTTACCCCAATGTGCTTCCACTGTGGTGTGCTACCACAGGCCCCAGAGCATGAGTCAATTAGCTGAGACTGTGAACCAAAGTCTTTTTCTCTTTAGAAGCTGACTGTCTTAGGCACTTGTTACTGTGACTGAGAAATGGCTAACACTTGACCAGGCTACTTTTGtggagaaagaagcaaagattAGGGTGGTCTTGGCTAAAGTTTAGGTTGTGGGTCCTCGCACTAGGAATTTCTACTTTCCTGAGCTGGAGGACAGAGGAGATTTCCTTAGCTCTTACCTTTAATTCTAGTGAGGGGCGCTTTGGTTTTTTTACTCTATCACAGCAGAGATAGCGTTCTCCCTTAGACACAGCCAAAATTATCTTATTTGCCTTTGAGCTTCTGGCTCTTGGTAGAGTTGACACATAAAAGGTCTCTGGGAAAAGAAAACTGGGTCAGCTCTAGAATAAAAACCTTATCctattccctcttccttccttttctctttttcctgttgAAGTTTTGGGCATAGCAAGCTAAGTAAATCCACACACTCACTTTGATTTCAGAGCCTAGAACATTCTAGTTCTCAGAATCTCCCCTATCTCCGTCTCTGGCTTTGATCACCCCCCTGTCTGCAGAGACTTCTTTTTATTGGAGGGACACCTTTGGTTGCCTCTATCATCTCACTGGTTCATTCTCATCGTGGGTTCCAAACTCACCCCCAGTTGGTCACCAGACAGTAAATAGCACTCTCTTCTTTTAAGAGGAGAAGGAACTAAGCAGCCCCCTTTGAGAGGGGCAGGACCAGACGTAGGGCCTGTGGGGGTGCGCTTATCATCACCATTGGGTTAAGAAAATTTGAGGGGCACCTCCACGTTTGCCTTTCTTGTCTGGAACCGCCACAAGGGTGTTGCCTTCCAGAACTAGAATCTGCTGGTTTGTGTCACGAATGAAATGTTTGTTTGGGGAGGAGGGCTTCATACTTGCACCTGGAAAACAGTAACAGAAGTTACAAAGAGTGAACCACTCTGAGTCCAGCTATAAAGCTTTGCTTTATGCTTCAGGCTCAGACACTATATAGTCCTcttggtatatatgtatgtatgtatgtatgtacttacCTATCTGTTTTTTACCCCAACTCACTGATACAGGAACTTTGGACCCTTTGGGTCACTGAGACCATGCTGACTCAGTAACAATCACCTCTTTTCAATCCTTCACAAGTTAAGTTACTAAATTTCCTCAAGTATTGCATTTCAGACCAATAAAATGGGACAAGGTAGCCACTTTCATGGAGTTGTTATGAAGATGGAGGCACTGTAAAGGTTTGTCTTTATCCCGAGTAGTCATGGTATTGAGAATTTGCTTGTCTGAACCCTCCCCTTGCTGGGCCTGTGCCCTCAGCTGAGCCATAATGCCATAGATCTCTGTCATGTCAGGTGCCCTCTGTACTCATGATGAGGACAATAGAAGGGTAGGGGTAAGAGGGTGGGGCAGGAGGCAGCCAGAAGGGAGTAGGAATGGGAGATAGCCCACGGGAGATACCTGCAGTTATGAAGACTTCCTATGTGGGCAGGGCCAGCTGCAGCTGTGGCTAGGGATTTGTCTGAATATGGCTTTATTGTGGGCAGAGGACTTGTTCCTGTTGCCAACTCTATTAGAGTAGATGACTTGCCCATGAGTGACAGGTCAAATTTTACTCGAGGGAGGAGAATGAGCCAAATACAGGGCTGATGGTTGAATCTACTTAAAATAGCAGATGATAGTACATAGGTCATCGGTtgcatacaatcacacacacaggcTATTCCTTGCCTCATAAACATGATGCCTTCAACTGGAATCCCCTATTTGGAATCTCCTCCCTATTGTCCTCTGTCCTTTGCTTGCCTATCCTGTGATTTGTGTTCAGCCTGCCATGTGATTTGTACTTCTTTGTTGAAACCTGTCCTTTCACTAGGGCACCAAGTCTTGTATTGATTTTCAGGGTTTACTCTATTTGAAAAGTTAAGATTTTGAAGTTTCGAAGGAAAGGTGCCACAACACATATTGCTCAGATGTCATCAGAAAGAGCTGCTGACTTTGTTGAGGAGGCCGAACAACCAACCACCCATACTTGTCACCCCAGAATCCCTTGGAAGATCACCTGAATGGTTGGAAAGCATAGCAACAAGGCTGGTATCTGACAGCAGAGGGCATTTTGCTGTTGAATCAAAGACAACAGATTAGCAAGTCAATTTCATTAGCTTGGAATGTATAGTTAATCGCACTATGGAATGATTCCATTCCTAATGTCTACAGTTTCTAAATCCTGATTATGAGCATATATGCAGAAGACATGCAAATGTGTTTTAAAGAGATTCTACATCTGTCAATGTTGGGAGGTTCCGGTTTCAACCATGTGAGGTAAGATTATTTTATAGAATGAATTCTCAGAtacattttctcaaaatatttgGATAAGAATCACAAAAATTGGGAACTGGAGAGAGTGttggtttctcttccagaggacttgagtttaatccccagcacccacaaaaaggCTCATTACTGTTGGTAACTCTACTCCTTCTTCTGACCTGCACATACATTGCATACACACGGCACACTGATGCAAAACAcccttacacataaaaatttaaaaaaataaatgttttaaaataatattataaatcacaagaaaatttataatttattgacATAGCCAGATCCCTCTTGTCTAAAGAGTAATATGCTTTCGTGATATTTTGCTTGTGgtttgtgtttgttcatttgtttgtttgcttttaaagaagAGAGTTTGGGGGGATGCCAAACAGTCCACGGGAAAAgcaatgctttaaaatttttcatctgAACATGTGTATCTAAACTTGGTCTACAGGTCCAGCAAGGTATCTAAGTGCATAAAGGAGCTTGCTATCAgacctggtgacctgaatttgatccctgggtttggtggtaggagagaactgattcccaaaagttgtcctctgacctccatcaaTGCACCATGGCACCTGTCCTCCTGTTCAATAATTTAATACcatgtaaaaaaataattaaaaacctgTGTTTGCTGATGATACATCTGAGGTCCTGAACTGTAACATGTCTATCTCCATCACTGCCCTTGTCTACCTAATGTCCTGGAGGAATTCCTGCAGCTCAGATGTCTTGCAAGTTGGTCAAAGAACACATGGCTTCTATGGGTAGTTTTAAGCACAGTTCCCTGTGATTGAAGAACACTTTTTGAGGCCTGGAATAGGTTTGAACAGGTTTCTTACCTTTTGGCTCTGTGTAGGATTCAGTCTGGTCTCTATAGCGCTTACGGTAATTTTTCGCATCTGAACAGCTTTCTGAAGACATTGTTGCCTGAGCTGAGAGTGAACACAGTGGAGAGGTAAGGGAAGGCAGGACCAACATACACAGGAGAATATTGATTATGGAAACTTTCAACCCTTGGAAGCTTCCCCTCACATCTGTAATACCTGCAGGTTCTTACCCTCTGGCTCTGTAGGGGATTCAGGCTGGTCTCTGGAGGGCTTAAGGTCAATTTTCACATCTGAGTAGCTATCTGAAGATGCCATTGCCTGAGCTGAGAATGAACACAGTGGGAGAGGTAAGGGAAGGCAGGACCAACATACACAGGAGAACACTGATTATGGAAACTTTCAACCCTAGGAAGCTTCCCCTCACGTCTCTGATACCTGCAGGACATAGCCCTGTCTCCACTTGGAAATGTTTAATGTCACCAGATCAGCTTCATTCCCATTCATAGTgtaattctagtttcattttACTTACAAAGGtgattctgagttttcttttttttttttaaagattttatttatttattatgtatacaacattctgcttccatgtatatttgcacaccagaagagggcaccagttctcataacggatggttgtgagccaccatgtggttgctgggaattgaactcaggacctctggaagagcagtcagtgctcttaacctctgagccatctctccagccccctgagttTTCTTTTAAGTAAACATTTACTTTTGGACATTTGTTGTATTGTATTTCTCATGTGAGTTTATTTTTGCAGGAACCACATTAAGTTCTTCCTGAATGCAGGTTCTAAGTTAGATGGCCTTAAGGGTCCTGAAATCCTGTATTTTCAATATCTTCACAGTGCTTCTACTGCTGCTGGTAGATCAGGGGTCACATCGGGTACGTAGCAAGGCTCAAAAAAACTTAACTACCAGTGTCCTGGAATACATCGGGCTCACAATCATACTTGTGTTGTAAGGTCCAGGATCTCACTTCTTTGGAGCTAATTAGTAtgttgtagaaaaacaaaaagcaaactttggcaatcctgaaaaataaaagaactgctggaggtgtTGCTATCtccaatttcaagttgtactatagagctatagtgattaaacaaaaacatggtattggcacaaaaacagatgtGTTGATCAATAGAATTGAACTAAAAACACAGATATAAATCTACATACCTatagaaacatgtttttttttttaatgaagaagccAGAAACACACACTGGAAAAGGAGCATTATAACCTATTTTCTACCCAAAGGCTGGCAATGGAGGTGGTTAACAGTCTAGTTGACTTCCATGCTATCTGTAGGGCCAGGCCACACCTCACCCCCCAAACCCTAATAAACAGGACTGGAGGTGATTCCTAGCCTAGTGACCTTTGTGCTATCTGCATGACCAAGACCATGCTAGATCCCCCCCCCCCGGCCTTAAGTTGTCACATGTAGTCTATCTTCATGGAAGAGGTGACATGTACTTCAAAAAGAGTTTCAGTGAAATTATGCCTTAAGCTTTACTGTACATAAGGGATTGGGTTACAACAGGAAACTTTTTTACAAATTGTGCTATGCTTAAATATGCCCAAAATAACCCACCTGGTGTCAGACTTCAGAAGTTTTAACAAACACTGTCTACTAAGTTGTGAACTGGGCTTCCTTCTTGCCTTGTTACTCTGCTGGCTGTGGGGGCTCAgagcgcgcgtgcacacacacacacacacacacacacaggtaacatGTTGGGAAGCGAGACATTCTGTCAATCTAGGTCAGAGGATCTCCACAAACTTTAAGGTATTAAGTTCCCAGTGAATTGAGGTATAGTAGACCCATGGGCCATACACTCAACTCTGGCTGTATCTTGGTATTAATAAGGAGCTTTCCAAATTCTAGATGTCTGGTTCCATCTCAGAATCTGAACACAATTGCTCTGACACTGATAAGTTTTTAAAGCTCTCCAAGAGGCAGTGTTGAGACTCAGTGTGATGCAGGGCTGGGCTCCTAATCTGAAACCAGTTGGGCTTTGGAATGACCTAGCTTTCAGACAATTACTCAGCTCTCCGCCTAGATTTTCTGATAATAGATGAGTCATTGTTATCTCTTGCTTTATTTCTTATACCATTTTAACCTCTGAACTCTTTGGAAATGCCACTGAGAAGAGAGTCTAGAGAGCTAGACTTTTTGGCTGGAGCAGCGTCCTGGCCCATTTGCACCAGACTGCATCTGCCATGGGTAGTAGGACACCCAACCCTGAAATTTCCTCTCCTATCACATTCAGTCTCACTTTGGGTCAGATGCAAGCACCAGCTTAGTCACAGCCTGCAgccagtgtgtacatgtgtgtgaggatAACTATGCAGTACAACACAAAACTGTAAACTTACaaactgtgatttaaaaaaaaaatgtaatcaatTTCATGTTTCTCAAGCATGACCTTCGTAGACAACAATGTTGTGTTATACTGTCAAAAGTTGGACATTCTTGATAATGTTTTCTTACCTTGCTGTGGGGGTTGAACATCACATTTCTATCCATCACTAGAAACATAGAAACCTAGTCTCTTAAGTATAGAACTGTAGGGACACCCAGAACACTCATATGAAGACCCTAAGATAAAGTTCTTGGGTGAAATATAGAAAAACAGACCCAGGAAAGACATACTACTAAGTTGTTTCAATTCAACTCTTAATAAAGAGAATCATCAATATCTCTTTTGGCTTAAAGGCACCTCAGAAAAAATCCCCAAATATCCATTAAAATTGGAAGGTTTAGGAAGCTATGGTTTAGAAGTGCTGCCTTagaactgatttaaaaaaaaaaaaaaaccttttgatAGTACGTTTAGGGGTTGGAAGAATGCTCTTCCAGTGTGATGGGGTGCACTTGGGGATAGGACAAGATTGATTTGCCAAATGAAGAAGTAACAGGTGTTTCAAGCCTAGAGAAACTGAGGGAAATGCAAAGATAAAGAGTGCAGAGAgctagacatggagtaaaggattaccagcctacaatccacagtaccagagaagctaggaaacaaggaagaccctaagagagacatacatggtcccctggagaaggggaaagggtcaagatcccttgagcaaattgagagcacgggaagaggggggagggagctacgagaatgagaagggaagaagagaaaggatgcagaggtcatgagggagcagaaagcctgagtcaggggaagaatagaagaaaggatatgtgataggtag
Coding sequences within it:
- the LOC113836461 gene encoding interleukin-37-like; translation: MASSDSYSDVKIDLKPSRDQPESPTEPEAQATMSSESCSDAKNYRKRYRDQTESYTEPKAKCPLLSDTSLVAMLSNHSGDLPRDSGVTSASMKPSSPNKHFIRDTNQQILVLEGNTLVAVPDKKGKRGETFYVSTLPRARSSKANKIILAVSKGERYLCCDRVKKPKRPSLELKKMKELKSLSSYKLLPFTFLKEKVGSYFTLESAANRGYFIYTCNRPRQPVGVTKELGKKNTHFEFINANVDLSEIEN